A window of the Streptomyces luomodiensis genome harbors these coding sequences:
- a CDS encoding MFS transporter, with translation MAHPADIPAGTLRRTTLAAAVGNTVETYDYAVYGFLATVLAKVFFPASSPTTALLSSFAVFGSAFLARPAGSLVFGPLADRLGRRPALVASLLLMATVSTLIGVLPSTATIGIAAPVLLVLLRFAQGLAAGGEFTTAIIYVAEFAPPHRRGALSSRVQVGSLAGLLIGAVVVLFLNAELTREQMLAWGWRVPFLLALPLGAIGLYLRSRFGETPEFLAARSETSAQDANVNDLWARVLLLVGVSVLHVIGFYMTYTYVQSYLIQLGLSPFTATSVIAFALLIGLFLVIAGGRVSDRKGRPTALLATSLTVLMITYPLFAVLSTAPSLWLVILCTVLLSAGPAFYSGIAPITYVQLIPVRMRGRTVSVSYNIAVAALGGSAVFICQALIELTGDKRSPAYLLLAAAAASAIAAFALTRRATQHAQPSPSPVSLSAKAGS, from the coding sequence ATGGCCCATCCAGCAGACATCCCGGCCGGAACGTTGAGACGTACGACGCTTGCGGCGGCGGTCGGTAACACGGTGGAGACGTACGACTATGCGGTCTACGGCTTCCTCGCCACCGTGCTGGCGAAGGTCTTCTTCCCGGCCTCGAGCCCTACGACCGCGCTGCTGTCGTCGTTCGCGGTGTTCGGTTCGGCCTTCCTCGCCCGCCCGGCGGGTTCCCTGGTCTTCGGGCCGCTCGCCGACCGGCTGGGCCGCCGGCCTGCCCTGGTCGCGTCGCTACTGCTGATGGCAACAGTCAGCACACTGATCGGCGTGCTGCCGTCGACGGCGACCATCGGAATCGCCGCGCCCGTCCTGCTCGTGCTGCTGCGGTTCGCCCAGGGGCTGGCGGCCGGCGGCGAGTTCACGACCGCGATCATCTACGTCGCCGAGTTCGCCCCGCCGCACCGGCGCGGGGCATTGTCGAGCCGCGTACAAGTGGGCAGTCTCGCTGGATTGCTCATCGGCGCTGTCGTCGTGCTCTTCCTCAACGCGGAGCTGACACGCGAGCAGATGCTCGCATGGGGCTGGCGGGTGCCGTTCCTGCTCGCGCTGCCTCTCGGCGCAATCGGCCTCTACCTGCGCAGCCGGTTCGGCGAGACCCCGGAGTTCCTCGCTGCGCGTAGCGAAACGTCCGCACAGGACGCCAATGTCAACGACCTGTGGGCCCGCGTTTTGCTGCTCGTGGGGGTGTCCGTACTGCACGTCATCGGCTTCTACATGACGTACACCTACGTCCAGAGTTACCTCATCCAGCTGGGTCTGTCCCCGTTCACCGCCACCTCGGTCATCGCCTTCGCGCTGCTGATCGGCCTGTTCCTGGTGATCGCGGGTGGCCGGGTGTCTGACCGGAAGGGCCGGCCCACAGCGCTGCTGGCGACCTCACTCACCGTGCTCATGATCACGTATCCGCTGTTCGCTGTGCTGTCCACCGCTCCTTCGCTGTGGCTCGTGATCCTCTGCACCGTGCTGCTGTCAGCCGGTCCGGCCTTCTACTCCGGCATCGCGCCGATCACTTACGTCCAACTCATCCCAGTCCGGATGCGCGGCAGGACCGTTTCGGTGTCCTACAACATCGCCGTGGCCGCACTGGGCGGCTCCGCGGTCTTCATCTGCCAGGCCCTGATCGAGCTGACCGGTGACAAGCGTTCCCCTGCCTACTTGCTGCTGGCCGCGGCCGCCGCTAGCGCGATCGCCGCGTTTGCGCTCACCCGCCGGGCCACCCAGCACGCCCAGCCCTCTCCCTCGCCCGTGTCCCTGTCCGCAAAGGCCGGTTCATGA
- a CDS encoding Ldh family oxidoreductase — translation MTTLTLPDAHALIVAAMTACGHSAEAAETIADHLLDCELRGLSFGGLARALSIVERIRTADAPPQPIRVVAETPVSATVDGGDQVGYLVGMRTLQLAIAKARAQGIAIVGARNTWYTGMFSYYLEKAAKAGLAGVIAGSAPALVAPHGGTEARFGTNPIAFGFPATPTPIIWDIGTSAVMYGEVKLKARLGEKLAPGQAYDAAGTPTLDPAAALEGAFGVWGGHKGSGLALVVQLLGMMTGAAADPPGVSGCGLFVVLFDPGALTDAGDYQRRVAAFAEMVRATRPVEGGRPVRVPFDRSVACRDETLRRGTVDVPEVVVAALRQEAGRA, via the coding sequence ATGACGACTTTGACCCTGCCCGACGCCCACGCACTTATCGTGGCCGCGATGACCGCGTGCGGTCATTCAGCCGAGGCCGCCGAGACCATTGCGGACCACTTGCTCGACTGCGAACTGCGCGGTCTGTCCTTCGGAGGGCTCGCCCGCGCGCTGTCCATAGTGGAGCGCATTCGCACAGCCGACGCGCCGCCGCAGCCGATCCGGGTCGTCGCCGAGACGCCGGTGTCGGCCACCGTGGACGGCGGCGACCAGGTGGGCTACCTGGTCGGCATGCGCACGCTGCAGCTGGCCATAGCGAAGGCCCGCGCACAGGGAATCGCCATCGTCGGCGCACGCAACACTTGGTATACGGGGATGTTCTCGTACTACCTGGAGAAAGCCGCGAAGGCCGGACTCGCCGGGGTGATCGCAGGCAGCGCGCCAGCGCTCGTGGCCCCGCACGGCGGCACCGAAGCCCGCTTCGGCACCAACCCGATCGCCTTCGGTTTCCCAGCCACCCCGACTCCGATCATCTGGGACATCGGCACCTCCGCCGTGATGTACGGGGAGGTGAAGCTGAAGGCCCGACTCGGGGAGAAGCTGGCCCCCGGCCAGGCCTACGACGCCGCCGGGACTCCGACACTGGACCCGGCCGCCGCGCTCGAGGGCGCGTTCGGCGTGTGGGGCGGCCACAAGGGCTCCGGGCTCGCTCTGGTCGTCCAGCTGCTCGGCATGATGACCGGCGCGGCCGCCGACCCGCCCGGTGTTTCGGGCTGCGGCTTGTTCGTCGTGCTGTTCGACCCCGGCGCACTCACCGACGCGGGCGACTACCAACGGCGGGTCGCGGCGTTTGCCGAGATGGTCCGCGCAACCCGTCCCGTCGAGGGCGGCAGGCCGGTCCGGGTGCCGTTCGACCGCTCGGTGGCCTGCCGGGACGAGACGCTACGTCGCGGCACTGTCGATGTGCCCGAAGTGGTGGTCGCGGCCCTGCGGCAGGAGGCCGGACGTGCCTGA
- a CDS encoding PaaI family thioesterase: MPESPDAFAIEPSPSGRLLCGGCAPHDSCRLGVEIADAQDDKVRFDVICPPLWHGGPGVAHGGWKAAVFDDVFSVVALRVEPRLVTKSLSISYLRPVPVERPVEVLARIDRHAGRQWKVSADMTLAGMVPAIARTELRTRHPHHVARHEAWPARQPMSHNGSRAES; encoded by the coding sequence GTGCCTGAAAGCCCCGACGCCTTCGCGATCGAGCCGTCCCCGTCGGGCCGGCTCCTGTGCGGCGGATGCGCTCCACACGACTCCTGCCGTCTGGGCGTCGAGATCGCTGACGCGCAGGACGACAAGGTGCGGTTCGACGTCATCTGCCCACCGTTGTGGCACGGCGGGCCCGGCGTCGCGCACGGCGGCTGGAAGGCCGCGGTCTTCGACGATGTGTTCAGTGTTGTCGCACTGCGGGTCGAACCGCGGCTGGTGACCAAGTCGCTGTCGATCTCCTACCTCCGCCCGGTCCCGGTCGAGCGGCCCGTCGAGGTGCTGGCGCGGATCGACCGGCATGCCGGCAGGCAGTGGAAGGTCTCCGCCGACATGACGCTCGCCGGCATGGTGCCGGCCATCGCCCGGACCGAGTTGCGGACACGCCACCCGCATCACGTCGCCCGGCACGAGGCCTGGCCCGCCCGCCAACCGATGTCCCACAACGGATCTCGCGCAGAAAGCTGA
- a CDS encoding LLM class flavin-dependent oxidoreductase, with translation MVEFFTGLQPLQAGETDPDRMISRIRELDRSKAIDRVLVGYSSTWPHNHATAPFALALSEKFSPIVAHRPGVMAPVAAARYFATLDVLARGRLAINVVVGGSDKDLRRESDDLPKAGRYRRAVEYLDIVRRAWTETAPFDHHGEYYTAEAVKLQTKPVQGQVPIFMGGESADAVDFGARHADLYMLWGEPFAGTKERIDRVSAAAERYNRPMRFSLSLRLFIGDTDDDAWAQARAVERQIAEAAGTPTFLRSSSTDTSVGRQRALALTAEELHDDCFWTGLTKLLGGFANSQALVGTEERILDTLGRYRELGVDAFLVTTGAEAAWDPSLEGFLARAKKELA, from the coding sequence ATGGTCGAATTCTTCACCGGGCTGCAGCCCCTTCAGGCCGGCGAGACCGACCCCGACCGAATGATCTCCAGGATCCGGGAACTGGACCGCTCGAAGGCCATCGACCGGGTCCTTGTCGGGTACTCCTCCACCTGGCCGCACAACCACGCCACAGCGCCCTTCGCGCTGGCGCTGTCAGAGAAGTTCTCGCCGATTGTCGCGCACCGCCCCGGCGTCATGGCGCCGGTAGCAGCCGCGCGCTACTTCGCCACCCTCGATGTGCTGGCCCGCGGGAGGCTCGCCATCAATGTGGTCGTCGGTGGCTCTGACAAGGATCTGCGCCGTGAATCGGATGACCTGCCCAAGGCCGGACGCTACCGGCGGGCGGTCGAGTACCTCGACATCGTCCGCCGCGCCTGGACCGAAACCGCGCCCTTCGACCACCACGGCGAGTACTACACGGCCGAGGCGGTGAAGCTGCAGACCAAGCCGGTGCAGGGGCAGGTGCCGATCTTCATGGGTGGCGAGAGCGCCGACGCCGTGGACTTCGGCGCCCGGCACGCCGACCTGTACATGCTCTGGGGGGAACCGTTCGCCGGCACGAAGGAGCGCATCGACCGGGTCTCGGCGGCAGCCGAGCGTTACAACCGCCCGATGCGGTTCTCGCTGAGCCTGCGCCTCTTCATTGGTGACACCGACGACGACGCGTGGGCCCAGGCCCGGGCTGTGGAGCGGCAGATCGCGGAGGCCGCTGGAACTCCGACCTTCTTGCGGTCGTCGTCGACCGACACCTCCGTGGGGCGGCAACGGGCGCTCGCGCTCACGGCGGAGGAGCTGCATGACGACTGCTTCTGGACCGGGCTGACAAAGCTCCTGGGCGGCTTCGCCAACTCCCAGGCGCTCGTCGGCACCGAGGAGCGCATCCTGGACACCCTCGGCAGGTACCGGGAGCTCGGAGTCGACGCGTTTCTCGTGACGACCGGCGCCGAAGCGGCCTGGGACCCGTCGTTGGAGGGCTTCCTGGCTCGTGCGAAGAAGGAGCTGGCATGA
- a CDS encoding AMP-binding protein yields MTVTTAADNGVRGLEGFSDLADGTVGGLIAARAVEHPDRLALVFEGTELTYGALDAAVTDVARGLMSVAATPGSSVGIFLPNQPEYLLAWLGAARAGLVEVPINTAYKGPFLDHALRGTGVRVLVTNAALLELVADLPEVPHTLKTVVLLDGDRHRRIPPGVAVRTWSDLLAAGDPATELPRVAPQDPVAIMLTSGTTGRSKGVVQPHVMQVVAGRECAVQMATTADERLYTCLPLFHGAAQINISMHAFYAGTTVVLGRRFSASKFWDELRTHRVTQCNALGSILPMLLAQPPSDRDCDHQLTKVFAAPAPPQVLYPFEERFGVHVVEGYGLTEIKNVLYNPIGARKVGSLGLPTESSVLEIHDESGNRAAPGQAGEIVYRPRLPNIMFSGYHDDPEATLATMKDLWWHTGDLGYTDEDGYFYFIDRKKDALRRRGENISSHEVESVLLAYPGVVAAAAIGTPSELGEDEVLAVVQLEPGCKLERAELFAHCDRSMPHFMVPRYYRIVDRLPVTPNGKVRKHQLRDQGRADAWDALAAGLKPTRHT; encoded by the coding sequence ATGACGGTAACCACCGCCGCGGACAATGGAGTCCGAGGCCTTGAGGGCTTCTCCGATCTCGCCGACGGCACGGTCGGCGGTCTCATCGCTGCCCGCGCCGTAGAGCATCCGGACAGGCTCGCGCTTGTCTTCGAAGGCACCGAACTGACCTACGGCGCACTCGACGCGGCCGTCACCGACGTGGCGCGCGGTCTTATGTCAGTAGCCGCCACACCGGGCAGCTCGGTTGGGATCTTCCTGCCCAACCAGCCCGAATACCTGCTCGCCTGGCTCGGAGCGGCCCGCGCAGGCCTCGTCGAGGTCCCGATCAACACCGCCTACAAGGGCCCTTTCCTCGACCACGCGCTCCGCGGCACTGGCGTGCGCGTATTGGTCACCAATGCGGCCTTGCTGGAACTCGTCGCCGACCTGCCGGAAGTACCGCACACGCTCAAGACCGTCGTGCTGCTCGACGGCGACCGGCACCGCCGCATCCCGCCCGGGGTAGCGGTACGGACGTGGAGCGACCTGCTCGCGGCCGGCGACCCGGCGACAGAGCTCCCCCGCGTCGCGCCGCAGGACCCGGTCGCGATCATGCTCACCTCCGGTACCACCGGGCGCAGCAAGGGCGTGGTGCAACCGCACGTGATGCAGGTGGTCGCCGGGCGCGAGTGCGCGGTGCAGATGGCCACGACCGCCGATGAGAGGCTCTACACCTGCCTACCGCTGTTCCACGGCGCCGCGCAGATCAACATATCCATGCACGCCTTCTACGCGGGCACGACCGTGGTCCTCGGCCGTCGGTTCAGCGCCAGCAAGTTCTGGGACGAGCTGCGCACCCACCGGGTTACCCAGTGCAATGCCCTCGGCTCCATCCTGCCGATGCTCCTCGCGCAGCCCCCGTCCGACCGCGACTGCGACCACCAGCTGACGAAGGTGTTCGCCGCGCCCGCCCCGCCCCAAGTGCTGTATCCGTTCGAGGAGCGCTTCGGCGTGCACGTCGTAGAGGGCTACGGGCTCACCGAGATCAAGAACGTTCTGTACAACCCGATCGGTGCCCGGAAGGTCGGCTCGCTGGGCCTGCCCACCGAATCGTCCGTTCTCGAGATCCACGACGAGTCCGGGAACCGTGCCGCGCCCGGCCAGGCCGGGGAGATCGTGTACCGGCCTCGCCTGCCGAACATCATGTTCTCCGGCTACCACGACGATCCCGAAGCGACGCTCGCGACCATGAAGGACCTGTGGTGGCACACGGGTGACCTGGGCTACACCGACGAAGACGGCTACTTCTACTTCATCGACCGCAAGAAGGACGCCCTGCGCCGCCGCGGCGAAAACATCTCCTCACACGAGGTGGAGTCGGTGCTGCTTGCCTACCCCGGCGTCGTGGCCGCTGCTGCCATAGGCACGCCGTCGGAGCTGGGCGAGGACGAGGTTCTCGCCGTCGTGCAACTCGAACCCGGCTGCAAGCTGGAACGTGCGGAACTGTTCGCTCACTGCGACCGGTCGATGCCGCACTTCATGGTCCCCCGCTACTACCGCATCGTCGACCGGCTCCCGGTCACCCCGAACGGCAAGGTACGCAAGCACCAGTTGCGTGACCAGGGCCGCGCTGATGCCTGGGATGCGCTCGCCGCCGGGCTCAAACCCACCCGCCACACCTGA
- a CDS encoding pyruvate carboxyltransferase, whose translation MSLPDAVRIREIAPRLTFQDHVVPTEVKIELVGRLIDAGVRAFELSSFVRPDLVPGLADAEEVFARVPRVPGLSLGCCVGNTRGLARAVGAGADTAYFLLSADEEFARANTGRSTTDSLRELERMAAFAADRNIVLGTYVIFAWGGPTGPARSGEDLEPLARRLLDIGVDHWILADSSGYAAPPQIRELLTAALRHVPPSNLTVQIHDGRGMGLAALLSLLELGVHAIDTSLAGSGGHPAMPGTQGGGLCTEDAVQLLHLCGVETGIDLPRLIDTANWLTSEVGVPGKGFVRHTGCVPSTAQPGEPLAFTW comes from the coding sequence ATGTCCCTACCCGATGCGGTACGCATCCGCGAGATCGCGCCCCGGTTGACCTTCCAAGACCATGTCGTCCCGACCGAAGTAAAGATCGAACTCGTTGGGCGGCTCATCGACGCCGGCGTCCGAGCGTTCGAGCTGTCCTCCTTCGTCCGGCCCGATCTCGTACCGGGCCTCGCCGACGCCGAGGAGGTGTTCGCCCGGGTGCCGCGGGTGCCCGGCCTCAGCCTCGGCTGCTGCGTCGGCAATACGCGCGGGCTCGCTCGCGCGGTCGGCGCGGGGGCCGACACGGCGTATTTCCTGCTCTCCGCTGACGAGGAATTCGCCCGCGCCAACACCGGACGGTCCACCACGGACTCGTTGCGTGAACTGGAGCGCATGGCCGCGTTCGCCGCGGACCGGAACATCGTGCTCGGCACCTACGTCATCTTCGCCTGGGGTGGGCCGACCGGCCCCGCCCGCAGCGGCGAGGACCTCGAACCGCTGGCCCGGCGGCTCCTCGACATCGGGGTGGACCATTGGATCCTCGCCGATTCCTCCGGCTACGCGGCCCCGCCCCAAATCCGCGAACTCCTCACCGCCGCGCTCCGGCACGTACCGCCTTCGAACCTGACCGTGCAGATCCACGACGGCCGCGGCATGGGCCTTGCCGCCCTGCTCTCACTCCTCGAACTCGGTGTCCACGCTATCGACACCTCCCTTGCCGGCAGCGGTGGCCACCCGGCGATGCCCGGCACCCAAGGCGGCGGCCTGTGCACCGAGGACGCCGTGCAACTGCTCCACTTGTGCGGGGTGGAAACCGGTATCGACCTGCCCCGCCTCATCGATACAGCGAATTGGCTCACCAGCGAGGTCGGCGTTCCCGGTAAGGGATTCGTCCGACACACCGGTTGCGTACCGAGCACTGCCCAGCCCGGCGAACCACTCGCCTTCACCTGGTGA
- the tcuA gene encoding FAD-dependent tricarballylate dehydrogenase TcuA → MTKTRRPTIVVAGAGLTGLCAAVSAREAGAHVVLLEKGSREDVGGNAAFSGGLFLFCYDGPDDLTSITEEFEPGMKADRIEAPPYTRQAYAAELMAMSDGQAEPRLVNALAERSLATVRWLAAKGVRFTFNRTLGAEVRDGVLHIPPGQVLTCTGEGMSRGFEVIRPLLAHAERVGVEIRWSTPLADVLRSDGRVTGVAIGDGGQTVPADAVVIATGGFQADRELRREYLGPQWESVRLRGTRLATGDGIQAALRAGADKAGTWSSCHSAAVDPTMPSPGSSEASPPFPLHGFWLGVLINRDGERFVDEGPGPWVKNYSRMGKAIMRQPGCEAFEIFDQRTAARVADEFAGAAVPLVAHTVPELAERIGVPVDRLTHTLETFNNACPPGNDISEDCGTDGITPPKSRWATPLDRPPFVAYPATAGLTFTFGGIRIDPDGRVLGTDGAPVTGLYAAGEAIGGLFYGDYPGGAALMRAAVFGRAAGHTAATETRPTPHLA, encoded by the coding sequence GTGACGAAAACCCGCAGGCCCACGATCGTCGTAGCCGGCGCAGGGCTGACCGGGCTCTGTGCGGCGGTCTCCGCCCGCGAGGCCGGCGCCCACGTTGTGCTGCTGGAAAAGGGCAGCCGTGAGGACGTCGGCGGGAACGCCGCCTTTTCCGGCGGGTTGTTTCTCTTCTGCTATGACGGGCCGGACGATCTGACGTCGATCACGGAAGAATTCGAGCCGGGCATGAAAGCCGACCGGATCGAGGCACCGCCCTACACCCGCCAGGCCTACGCAGCCGAGCTGATGGCGATGAGCGACGGCCAAGCCGAACCCCGGCTGGTCAACGCGCTGGCTGAACGGTCGTTGGCCACGGTCCGCTGGCTGGCCGCGAAAGGCGTCCGCTTCACATTCAACCGCACCCTGGGGGCCGAGGTCCGCGACGGCGTCCTGCACATCCCACCCGGCCAGGTGCTGACGTGCACCGGCGAGGGAATGTCGCGCGGGTTCGAGGTGATCCGTCCCTTGCTTGCGCACGCCGAGCGGGTCGGCGTGGAGATCCGCTGGTCCACACCACTGGCGGATGTGCTGCGCAGCGACGGCCGGGTTACGGGCGTCGCGATCGGCGACGGCGGCCAGACCGTGCCCGCCGACGCCGTGGTGATCGCCACCGGCGGCTTCCAGGCCGACCGCGAACTACGCCGCGAGTATCTGGGGCCGCAGTGGGAGTCGGTGCGTCTGCGCGGCACCCGCCTGGCCACGGGCGACGGGATCCAGGCAGCACTTCGCGCCGGCGCGGACAAGGCCGGTACCTGGTCGAGCTGCCATTCGGCCGCAGTCGACCCGACCATGCCCTCACCGGGGTCCAGCGAGGCCTCACCACCGTTCCCCCTGCACGGCTTCTGGCTCGGCGTGCTCATCAACCGCGACGGCGAGCGGTTCGTCGACGAGGGCCCCGGCCCGTGGGTCAAGAACTACTCGAGGATGGGCAAGGCGATCATGCGGCAGCCCGGGTGCGAGGCCTTCGAGATCTTCGACCAGCGGACCGCGGCCCGGGTGGCCGATGAGTTCGCCGGCGCGGCGGTGCCCCTCGTCGCGCACACCGTCCCGGAGCTCGCCGAGCGGATCGGGGTGCCCGTCGACCGGCTGACGCACACGCTCGAGACGTTCAACAACGCGTGCCCACCCGGCAACGACATAAGTGAAGATTGCGGCACGGACGGCATAACGCCACCTAAGTCCCGCTGGGCTACGCCCCTCGACCGGCCACCGTTCGTCGCCTATCCCGCCACCGCGGGGCTCACCTTCACGTTCGGCGGTATCCGGATCGACCCGGACGGCCGGGTTCTTGGAACGGACGGGGCACCGGTGACCGGTCTGTACGCGGCCGGCGAGGCTATCGGTGGTCTGTTCTACGGCGACTATCCCGGTGGCGCCGCCCTCATGCGCGCCGCGGTCTTCGGCCGCGCGGCCGGACACACTGCCGCGACCGAAACCAGGCCGACTCCTCACCTGGCCTGA
- a CDS encoding MarR family winged helix-turn-helix transcriptional regulator encodes MTSGRPYINPFDDGRSPTEAAAGMDEASSMIDAVFRFERAVTRIGNTRLRPWKMTLSSYSALRILASQPRLTLAQLSRRSYVRPQTMTRMVTQLENRGFVARDAHPESERALSLQVTEAGLAALDEMSREVLKISDTLNATLGRDDIVATDGRLRQAALVVENELRNMGRPRVDDH; translated from the coding sequence GTGACAAGCGGACGCCCCTACATCAACCCGTTCGACGACGGTCGCTCGCCGACCGAGGCTGCCGCCGGTATGGACGAAGCGTCTTCGATGATCGACGCCGTCTTCCGGTTCGAGCGGGCGGTCACCAGGATCGGGAACACGCGACTGCGCCCGTGGAAGATGACACTGTCCAGTTACAGCGCCCTGCGGATCCTGGCCAGTCAGCCCCGCCTGACCCTCGCTCAGCTGTCACGCCGCTCCTACGTGCGGCCGCAGACGATGACGCGGATGGTCACCCAACTGGAGAACCGCGGTTTCGTTGCGCGTGACGCACATCCAGAGAGCGAACGGGCACTCTCGCTCCAGGTCACCGAGGCAGGGTTGGCCGCCTTGGACGAGATGAGCCGCGAGGTCCTCAAGATCAGCGACACGTTGAACGCCACGCTTGGACGGGACGACATCGTCGCCACCGATGGCCGCCTGCGGCAGGCCGCGCTCGTGGTGGAGAACGAACTCCGGAACATGGGCCGCCCCCGCGTCGATGACCACTGA
- a CDS encoding flavin reductase family protein, whose protein sequence is MLTDVGDSSQLSGPDAARFRAVLGHFPSGITAITSRDAQGRPVGMTVASFTSVSLTPPLVAFLPGKTSSTFPVIAERGTFCVNVLAADQERICRALSVSGGDKFAEVAWLPGPHGDPVIDGVVAWIGCTVEAVHDAGDHYIVIGRVDDLDADSTASPLLFFKSRYNHLTSA, encoded by the coding sequence ATGCTTACGGACGTCGGCGATTCTTCACAACTGTCAGGCCCCGACGCTGCACGTTTCCGGGCCGTCCTCGGGCACTTCCCCAGCGGCATCACCGCTATCACTTCGCGCGATGCGCAAGGCAGGCCGGTGGGCATGACCGTCGCGTCATTCACCTCGGTATCACTCACCCCTCCACTCGTGGCGTTTCTGCCCGGCAAGACGTCGTCGACGTTCCCGGTCATCGCCGAGCGCGGCACCTTCTGCGTGAATGTCCTCGCTGCCGACCAAGAGCGGATCTGCCGTGCACTGTCGGTGTCGGGAGGCGACAAGTTCGCCGAGGTGGCCTGGCTGCCCGGGCCGCATGGCGACCCGGTCATCGACGGCGTGGTCGCCTGGATCGGCTGCACGGTCGAAGCCGTGCACGACGCCGGTGACCACTACATTGTCATCGGGCGTGTCGACGACCTCGATGCCGACAGCACGGCGTCGCCCCTGCTGTTCTTCAAAAGCCGCTACAACCACCTCACATCAGCCTGA
- a CDS encoding TIGR03084 family metal-binding protein, producing MERGVLGELIADLAAEFDSLRVLITSGTDLVRPTPAVGWDIRSSVSHLIGCDLLAKEAIAAPDEFQRARPATDDGLAELLESHIAARRDLPAKDLRQEWDEAFAALLRAFASSCRDENVPWFGPPMSPATLATARLMEYWAHGQDVADALKIVRQPTDRIRHVCHLGFVTFEFSFVNRGLPVPPSPPRVELRLPSGLPWVRGPEDGRALVTGDALDFALVVTQRRHRSDTSLTCRGEVAEQWLAIAQCFAGPPGPGRAPSEVPY from the coding sequence ATGGAGCGCGGAGTTCTGGGCGAGCTGATCGCCGATCTGGCGGCGGAGTTCGACTCGCTGCGGGTGCTCATCACCTCTGGGACAGATCTGGTGCGGCCAACTCCCGCCGTCGGCTGGGACATCAGATCCAGCGTGTCGCACTTGATCGGCTGTGACCTCCTGGCCAAGGAAGCGATCGCCGCTCCCGATGAATTCCAGCGTGCCCGTCCCGCCACCGACGATGGCCTGGCCGAGCTTCTCGAAAGCCACATCGCGGCCCGCCGAGACCTCCCGGCAAAGGACCTGCGACAGGAATGGGATGAAGCCTTCGCAGCACTTCTGAGGGCTTTTGCGTCCTCGTGTCGAGACGAAAACGTTCCCTGGTTCGGGCCACCGATGAGCCCGGCGACGCTGGCCACAGCTCGCCTGATGGAATACTGGGCCCACGGCCAGGATGTCGCTGACGCCCTGAAGATCGTCCGCCAGCCCACGGACCGGATCCGGCACGTTTGTCACCTCGGGTTCGTCACGTTCGAATTCAGCTTCGTCAACCGCGGCCTGCCCGTGCCGCCGTCCCCACCGCGTGTCGAGCTGCGCCTGCCCAGCGGCCTGCCCTGGGTCCGCGGCCCAGAAGACGGCCGTGCCTTGGTTACCGGCGACGCACTCGACTTCGCCCTCGTGGTCACCCAGCGCAGGCACCGGTCCGACACGTCCCTGACCTGCCGAGGCGAAGTCGCCGAGCAATGGCTCGCCATCGCCCAATGTTTCGCCGGCCCGCCCGGCCCGGGCCGGGCGCCGAGCGAGGTTCCGTACTAG